A section of the Humulus lupulus chromosome 2, drHumLupu1.1, whole genome shotgun sequence genome encodes:
- the LOC133816983 gene encoding sialyltransferase-like protein 1 — translation MRSLQKAHGHGKRPTVIYLVFAAAFFTLLVFGIQFSLFTGAPSNSSQNKFQKLDLKTLQHVRILEEFQSNVQQCVANRGLGLTAHIIDHCNLVLKFPQGTNSTWYNEQFKVFEPLEYKYNICETLLLWEQYRNMTTVLTREYLDVRPDGWEDYAAKRIAQLGADKCYNRTLCEEHLNLILPAKPPFHPRQFRTCAVVGNSGDLLKTEFGEEIDGHDVVIRDNEAPVNKKYAKYVGLKRDFRLVVRGAARNMVTILNGSDTEVLIIKSVIHRDFNTMIKKIPNPVYLFQGIVLRRGAKGTGMKSIELALSMCDIVDIYGFTVDPGYTEWTRYFSTPRKGHNPLQGRAYYQLLECLGVIRIHSPMRSNRKQDWADVPTREMISRAHAAALFLKRGETGDLGQFGSCKVWGNVSPESDGPVSGSPDMSSVRKSSNYSKWEVMPFESLRKAAQEHYHQMEGVSLYKMDGNKLDDLVCVRHS, via the exons ATGAGGTCTCTTCAGAAAGCCCACGGCCATGGGAAGCGACCTACGGTTATATATTTGGTGTTCGCTGCTGCATTTTTCACCCTTCTTGTTTTCGGAATCCAATTCTCTTTGTTCACAG GTGCTCCTTCCAATTCCAGCCAAAACAAATTCCAGAAGTTAGATCTAAAGACTCTTCAACATGTCCGAATTCTTGAGGAGTTTCAGTCCAATGTTCAACAATGCGTG GCAAACAGAGGTCTTGGACTCACTGCACATATAATTGATCACTGTAACTTGGTCCTTAAGTTTCCCCAAGGCACTAACAGCACCTGG TACAATGAGCAATTCAAAGTTTTTGAACCATTGGAGTACAAGTACAACATTTGTGAGACACTTCTACTATGGGAACAG TATCGTAACATGACTACAGTGCTCACTAGAGAGTATCTAGATGTTCGGCCGGATGGGTGGGAAGACTATGCAGCAAAAAGGATAGCACAGTT GGGAGCTGATAAATGCTACAACCGGACACTCTGTGAGGAACACCTCAATTTGATTTTACCAGCAAAACCCCCTTTCCATCCTCGACAATTCCGCACCTGTGCAGTTGTTGGAAATTCAGGAGATCTTTTGAAGACTGAGTTTGGAGAAGAGATTGATGGTCATGATGTTGTAATACGAGACAATGAAGCTCCTGTTAATAAG AAATATGCCAAGTATGTTGGGCTGAAGAGGGATTTTCGACTTGTGGTTAGGGGTGCTGCTCGTAACATGGTTACTATTCTAAATGGGTCCG ATACCGAAGTACTCATAATCAAAAGTGTGATACACAGAGACTTTAATACAATGATCAAG AAAATTCCAAATCCAGTTTATCTTTTTCAAGGAATTGTGTTGCGCCGTGGTGCAAAAGGAACCGGAATGAAATCCATAGAACTAGCACTCTCCATGTGTGACATTGTTGACATTTATGGTTTCACAGTTGACCCTGGGTATACTGAATG GACGAGATACTTCTCTACACCCAGGAAAGGGCACAACCCACTTCAAGGAAGAGCATACTACCAGCTCCTAGAATGCCTTGGT GTTATTAGGAtccattcacccatgagatctaaTAGGAAGCAGGACTGGGCAGATGTGCCAACTAGAGAAATGATAAGCAGAGCTCATGCAGCGGCCTTGTTTTTGAAGAGGGGTGAAACTGGTGATTTGGGTCAGTTTGGTAGTTGTAAGGTGTGGGGGAACGTGAGCCCTGAAAGCGACGGACCTGTCTCGGGGTCTCCAGATATGAGCAGTGTAAGAAAGTCTTCAAATTACAGTAAATGGGAAGTTATGCCTTTTGAGAGTTTGAGAAAAGCAGCACAGGAACACTATCATCAAATGGAGGGAGTGTCCCTATACAAAATGGATGGAAACAAATTGGATGATTTAGTTTGCGTGAGACACTCATAA